A genomic region of Erythrobacter sp. SCSIO 43205 contains the following coding sequences:
- a CDS encoding TraB/GumN family protein produces the protein MPMASIGFTPSAHRPAWFWLLAAFVFSLSACGDRAETDPSPTYPEASPLLYEISSEGGVVEGWMFGTIHALPEGVEWRTAEIDRVIDEADVLMVEVASLGQSDDVRQAFLELSRSPGLPPVNERVSLEIRPDLEAMVARSGLSRAHLRASEDWAAAIMLSQVDAPGDPELGVDRVLIAQFNGRKVKGFETAREQLGIFDQLSPSVQRTLLEETVRDWASSRGERKRLITAWLSGDVPQLEEVTTSGIMDDPELRAALLTNRNDNWIAPITQALEKEPLPLIAVGTAHLIGAQGLAAQVQEHGYTVRRVQ, from the coding sequence ATGCCAATGGCGAGCATCGGCTTTACCCCCTCGGCGCATCGCCCGGCGTGGTTTTGGCTGCTCGCCGCCTTTGTTTTCTCGCTTTCAGCGTGCGGCGATCGGGCTGAGACGGACCCGTCGCCTACCTACCCTGAGGCCAGCCCGCTTCTTTATGAGATCTCAAGCGAAGGCGGCGTTGTCGAGGGGTGGATGTTTGGGACTATCCATGCCCTTCCCGAAGGTGTCGAATGGCGCACGGCAGAGATCGACCGGGTGATTGACGAGGCCGATGTACTGATGGTCGAAGTCGCCAGCCTTGGTCAGAGCGATGATGTGCGTCAGGCATTTCTTGAACTATCGCGCAGCCCCGGGCTGCCGCCTGTGAATGAGCGGGTTTCGCTGGAAATCCGTCCCGATCTTGAAGCGATGGTGGCCCGTTCTGGCCTCTCGCGTGCCCATTTGCGCGCCTCGGAAGATTGGGCCGCTGCGATCATGCTCTCGCAGGTCGATGCCCCGGGCGACCCTGAACTGGGCGTGGACCGCGTGCTCATCGCACAGTTCAATGGCCGCAAGGTCAAAGGATTTGAGACGGCGCGCGAGCAGCTTGGCATCTTCGACCAACTCAGCCCGTCAGTGCAGCGCACACTACTTGAAGAAACTGTGCGCGATTGGGCTTCCTCTCGAGGGGAGCGCAAGCGCCTTATTACAGCATGGCTTTCAGGCGATGTGCCCCAATTGGAAGAGGTCACCACAAGCGGCATCATGGATGATCCAGAGCTTCGAGCGGCGCTTCTCACCAATCGCAATGACAATTGGATTGCCCCGATCACACAAGCGCTTGAAAAAGAGCCATTGCCGCTGATCGCTGTGGGCACTGCGCATCTGATTGGCGCTCAAGGGCTCGCTGCTCAAGTGCAAGAGCACGGTTACACGGTCAGGCGCGTGCAATAA
- a CDS encoding TraB/GumN family protein, translating to MTSLRIFVSAMLGASLLAASPVLADDELFDAVEALPSGPEGPALWKVSDEDTTIYLFGTVHVLPKELVWYDAEIDAALNASDTIVTEIAMDPATEAKQQMLAQQKGVFTDGTTLRSLLSEEQKAAYEAALANLGAPANAFDPLEPWLTTLTLTFIPLMQQGYDPNSGVEKVIMSKAGEQSLSALETIEFQLDMFDTMPMDKQVTFMMEAVEAMPEVKATLDSMVARWAEGDAEGLAALMNDDLSDPLLADTLLYSRNENWADWIEDRLESTPGTVFMAVGAGHLAGEKSVQDYLEAKGIQSARIQ from the coding sequence ATGACATCGCTCCGCATTTTCGTATCAGCCATGCTTGGCGCAAGTTTGCTCGCCGCTTCACCGGTGCTGGCCGATGATGAGCTTTTTGATGCGGTAGAAGCGCTTCCTAGTGGTCCAGAAGGGCCTGCGCTTTGGAAAGTGTCGGATGAGGACACGACCATTTACCTGTTTGGCACGGTCCATGTGCTGCCAAAGGAACTGGTCTGGTACGATGCTGAGATCGACGCAGCGCTCAATGCGTCTGATACCATCGTCACTGAGATTGCGATGGACCCTGCCACTGAGGCAAAGCAGCAAATGCTCGCTCAGCAAAAGGGCGTATTCACCGACGGAACAACTTTGCGCTCCCTCCTTAGTGAAGAGCAGAAGGCAGCGTATGAAGCAGCACTTGCAAATCTGGGCGCGCCGGCCAATGCATTTGATCCGCTCGAACCGTGGCTCACCACCCTCACCCTCACCTTCATCCCTTTGATGCAGCAAGGTTATGACCCCAACTCCGGGGTTGAAAAAGTGATCATGTCAAAAGCGGGCGAACAATCCCTTAGCGCTTTGGAGACGATCGAATTTCAGCTTGATATGTTCGACACCATGCCAATGGACAAACAGGTCACCTTCATGATGGAAGCGGTCGAAGCCATGCCTGAGGTAAAGGCGACGCTTGATAGTATGGTTGCGCGCTGGGCGGAAGGCGATGCAGAAGGGCTTGCAGCGCTTATGAATGACGATTTGTCGGACCCGCTGCTTGCTGACACTCTCCTTTATTCGCGCAATGAAAATTGGGCCGATTGGATCGAAGATCGGCTTGAGAGCACTCCGGGCACGGTCTTTATGGCCGTGGGCGCAGGGCATCTGGCGGGCGAAAAAAGCGTGCAGGATTACCTTGAGGCCAAAGGTATTCAAAGCGCGCGCATCCAATAA
- a CDS encoding helix-turn-helix transcriptional regulator, giving the protein MKNQLKVLRAKHNWSQAELAAQLDVSRQAVNAIETGKHDPSLPLAFRIARLFEMPIEDIFDDLA; this is encoded by the coding sequence ATGAAAAACCAGCTTAAGGTTCTGCGCGCCAAGCACAATTGGTCGCAGGCAGAACTCGCAGCCCAGCTTGATGTCTCGCGTCAGGCGGTGAACGCGATTGAAACTGGCAAGCACGACCCTTCCCTGCCCCTCGCCTTTCGCATTGCACGCCTTTTTGAAATGCCGATTGAGGACATTTTTGACGATCTTGCATAG
- a CDS encoding glycine--tRNA ligase subunit alpha encodes MILTLHDFWAANGCVILQPYDMRMGAGTFHTATTLRALGPESWNAAFVQPCRRPTDGRYGENPNRLQHYYQYQVILKPSPSNIQDLYLDSLRAIGIDPLAHDIRFVEDDWESPTLGAWGLGWEVWCDGMEVTQFTYFQQMGGFDCKPVAGELTYGLERLAMYIQGVDNVYDLAFNSHGVTYGEVFLENERQMSKWNFEVADTDALFDLFAKAEAECKNALANDVPIAAYEQAVEASHLFNLLQARGVISVQERASYMGRVRDLARSSCEKYAEKMAPEWAEKYPEWSLV; translated from the coding sequence ATGATCCTGACGCTGCACGATTTCTGGGCGGCGAACGGATGCGTGATCCTGCAACCCTATGATATGCGCATGGGGGCAGGCACTTTTCACACCGCGACCACTTTGCGCGCGCTTGGGCCTGAAAGTTGGAACGCTGCTTTCGTTCAACCATGCCGCCGACCCACGGATGGGCGCTATGGCGAAAATCCCAATCGCTTGCAGCATTATTACCAGTATCAGGTGATCCTGAAGCCATCGCCTTCGAACATTCAGGACCTTTATCTCGACAGCCTTCGCGCAATCGGCATCGACCCGCTTGCGCACGACATCCGCTTTGTCGAAGACGACTGGGAAAGCCCAACGCTGGGCGCTTGGGGTCTTGGCTGGGAAGTATGGTGTGACGGTATGGAAGTCACCCAGTTCACCTATTTCCAGCAAATGGGCGGATTTGACTGCAAGCCTGTTGCGGGTGAGCTCACCTATGGGCTTGAGCGGCTAGCCATGTATATCCAAGGCGTTGATAATGTGTACGATCTGGCCTTTAACTCGCATGGCGTGACATACGGCGAGGTGTTCCTTGAGAACGAGCGGCAGATGTCCAAGTGGAACTTTGAAGTCGCTGACACCGATGCCTTGTTCGACCTTTTCGCCAAGGCAGAGGCAGAGTGCAAAAACGCGCTTGCCAATGATGTGCCGATCGCGGCGTACGAACAAGCGGTTGAGGCGAGCCACCTGTTCAACCTGCTTCAAGCGCGCGGAGTGATCAGCGTACAGGAACGAGCGTCCTACATGGGCCGGGTGCGTGACCTCGCGCGTTCGTCTTGTGAGAAATATGCCGAGAAGATGGCGCCTGAGTGGGCCGAGAAGTATCCGGAATGGAGCCTCGTGTAA
- the glyS gene encoding glycine--tRNA ligase subunit beta, protein MADFLLELLTEEIPARMQKGARGELEKLFARELSAAGVEAGPITVWSTPRRLALIARSLPTQTEAVREEVKGPPVGAPDQAVDGFCRKNGVTREQLEEREVKGRATYFAVIEKPGQQVSDLLAAAIPAIIRDFSWPKSMRWGEASISSESTRWVRPLSGILALLGGEVVPVVMDGLSSGRETMGHRFHSSGLITIDGADDYAEKLRAAHVIVDHEERATIIREGAKKAAQEAGLVLVEDEGLVVENAGLTEWPVPLLGCFDEEFLDVPPEVIQLTARVNQKYFVCETAANDGVNRLANAFICTANIDAVDPAVVVDGNRKVLAARLSDARFFWELDQKTSLEEHAKGLERITFHEDLGSLAARVERIRNIASERLPELVGWPEAKAREMQPKLRKAADLAKADLVTEMVGEFPELQALMGYYYAQGLGGEIAEAIRDHYKPTGPSDELPSNEIGNLLAIADKADALFGFFAIGQKPTGSKDPFALRRAALGIIRIVVENGIRLNLRTLFSGIDFERMYQSRAGVDYSDPTEAILAFLADRLKVQQREAGVRHDLIDAVFALGGEDDLVRLLARVHALQSFIETDNGANLLAGYKRAANILKKEGYDQSRSPAKAGGQGEGQDGAALDPRLRGEAQGGMAPSHTPEPAEAALIAALDAAEPKAAAAIEAEDFAAAMEALASLRGAVDRFFEDVIVNAEDKNVRASRLSLLARLRDAVHKVADFSRIEG, encoded by the coding sequence ATGGCTGATTTCCTCCTCGAACTTCTCACCGAAGAAATCCCTGCGCGGATGCAAAAGGGCGCGCGCGGCGAGCTGGAAAAGCTGTTTGCACGCGAACTTTCGGCCGCGGGCGTTGAGGCAGGCCCGATCACCGTGTGGTCCACGCCGCGACGCTTGGCTTTGATCGCGCGCAGCCTGCCGACGCAGACCGAGGCCGTGCGCGAAGAGGTCAAGGGGCCTCCCGTGGGCGCTCCCGATCAGGCAGTCGATGGCTTCTGCCGCAAGAATGGCGTCACCCGCGAGCAATTGGAGGAGCGCGAGGTCAAGGGCCGCGCGACCTATTTTGCGGTGATTGAAAAGCCGGGTCAGCAAGTTTCGGACCTCCTCGCCGCTGCTATTCCGGCGATCATCCGCGACTTCTCTTGGCCCAAGTCCATGCGCTGGGGCGAGGCGTCGATATCCTCTGAAAGCACGCGCTGGGTCCGGCCTTTGTCGGGCATCCTCGCGCTGCTTGGCGGCGAAGTTGTCCCGGTTGTCATGGACGGCCTTTCCAGCGGGCGCGAGACGATGGGGCACCGCTTCCATTCCTCCGGCCTGATCACGATCGACGGTGCGGACGACTACGCGGAGAAACTGCGCGCAGCCCATGTGATCGTTGATCACGAAGAACGTGCTACCATCATCCGCGAGGGCGCAAAGAAGGCGGCGCAAGAGGCTGGCCTCGTGCTGGTCGAGGACGAGGGTCTGGTGGTCGAGAACGCCGGGCTCACCGAATGGCCGGTGCCGCTACTGGGCTGCTTTGACGAGGAATTCCTCGACGTGCCGCCCGAAGTGATCCAGCTCACCGCACGGGTGAACCAGAAGTATTTCGTGTGCGAAACGGCTGCGAATGACGGCGTAAACCGCCTCGCCAATGCCTTTATTTGCACCGCTAATATCGACGCCGTGGACCCCGCCGTGGTAGTCGATGGCAACCGCAAGGTTCTGGCCGCAAGGCTGTCCGATGCGCGCTTCTTCTGGGAACTCGATCAGAAGACTTCGCTTGAGGAACACGCCAAGGGCCTTGAGCGGATTACCTTTCATGAGGATTTGGGCTCGCTAGCGGCAAGGGTCGAGAGAATTAGAAATATTGCTTCGGAGCGCTTACCTGAGTTGGTTGGCTGGCCAGAAGCAAAGGCCCGCGAAATGCAGCCTAAACTGCGGAAAGCCGCTGACCTCGCAAAGGCTGACCTCGTCACGGAAATGGTCGGAGAGTTTCCTGAATTACAAGCCTTGATGGGCTACTATTATGCTCAAGGTCTTGGTGGTGAAATCGCAGAAGCTATACGCGACCACTATAAGCCGACAGGACCTTCGGATGAACTTCCGAGCAATGAGATCGGAAACCTGCTTGCGATTGCCGATAAAGCGGATGCCCTCTTCGGTTTTTTTGCGATCGGACAGAAACCAACTGGTTCTAAAGATCCTTTTGCCCTCAGGCGAGCTGCCCTCGGAATAATTCGGATCGTAGTCGAGAATGGCATCAGATTGAATTTACGGACGCTATTCTCCGGGATCGATTTTGAACGGATGTATCAGTCAAGGGCTGGTGTCGATTACAGCGACCCCACAGAGGCAATTCTGGCGTTTCTCGCCGACCGTCTCAAAGTCCAACAACGCGAAGCTGGCGTTCGCCACGATCTGATCGACGCGGTGTTCGCACTTGGCGGTGAGGACGATCTCGTTCGGCTCCTCGCTCGCGTCCATGCACTCCAGAGCTTCATCGAAACCGATAACGGAGCAAACCTCCTTGCCGGCTACAAGCGCGCGGCGAACATCCTCAAGAAAGAGGGGTACGACCAATCCCGCTCCCCCGCGAAGGCGGGGGGCCAGGGTGAAGGGCAGGACGGTGCCGCACTGGATCCCCGCCTTCGCGGGGAAGCGCAAGGCGGCATGGCGCCCTCCCACACCCCAGAACCCGCCGAAGCCGCTCTCATCGCAGCGCTCGACGCGGCGGAACCCAAAGCCGCCGCCGCTATCGAAGCAGAAGATTTCGCTGCTGCAATGGAGGCGCTGGCCTCGCTTCGCGGCGCGGTTGATCGTTTCTTTGAAGATGTAATTGTCAACGCAGAAGATAAGAATGTGCGCGCAAGCCGCCTTTCTCTGTTAGCGCGTCTTCGCGATGCCGTTCACAAGGTCGCTGATTTCTCAAGGATTGAAGGTTGA
- the ppdK gene encoding pyruvate, phosphate dikinase — protein MVQTVYPFGGDAAHVDTRQRDKTITGGKGANLAEMASIGLPVPPGFTITTEECVSYLQHGAEFSDALREAVAGAVGHIEASVGKKFGHAGDPLLVSVRSGARVSMPGMMDTVLNLGLNDQTVEGLSATSGDERFAWDSYRRFIQMYSDVVLGLDHGLFEEALEIAKEDNGFYADTELSAEDWKALVTEFKGIVQTEWGKPFPQDVNEQLWGAIRAVFDSWDSDRAKVYRRLNDIPGDWGTAVNVQAMVFGNMGDTSATGVAFTRDPATGERAYYGEYLINAQGEDVVAGIRTPQYLTKAAREAAGAKPLSMEEAMPEAYGELARVFDLLEKHYKDMQDIEFTVERGKLWMLQTRSGKRTAKAALKMAVDMEADGLITREEAVRRVDPMALDQLLHPTLDPDAERNVLGAGLPASPGAAAGKIVLDADTAEQWVERGEKVILVRVETSPEDIHGMHAAQGILTARGGMTSHAAVVARGMGRPCVSGASGVSIDLKTRTLKIGYQDLNEGDEITLDGANGQIMLGIVPTVEPELAGDFGTLMEWADALRRMKVRTNAETPDDCKMARQFGAEGIGLCRTEHMFFDASRIKAVRQMILAEEEAGRSSALEVLLPEQRADFTAIFEVMAGLPCTIRLLDPPLHEFLPTQDSEFEELADTTGLGVDHLKRRAGELHEFNPMLGHRGCRLGITFPEIYEMQARAIFEAACDVKTASGEAPIPEIMVPLVATQKELAILKALIDETAQKVFAEKGTSVEYLVGTMIELPRAALMAGEIAEEGAFFSFGTNDLTQTTLGVSRDDSAKFLAPYVEKGIFARDPFVSLDVEGVGQLVELAAQRGRATRPDIKLGICGEHGGDPASIAFCEKVGLDYVSASPYRVPIARLAAAQAALK, from the coding sequence ATGGTCCAGACAGTCTACCCCTTTGGCGGTGATGCCGCTCATGTTGATACCCGCCAGCGGGACAAGACGATCACCGGGGGTAAGGGCGCAAACCTTGCCGAAATGGCTAGCATTGGCCTGCCGGTCCCTCCCGGTTTCACCATCACTACCGAAGAGTGTGTCTCCTATCTTCAGCATGGCGCGGAGTTCTCTGATGCTCTGCGCGAGGCGGTTGCAGGCGCGGTGGGGCATATCGAAGCCTCGGTCGGTAAGAAATTCGGGCATGCGGGCGACCCACTGCTCGTATCCGTGCGTTCCGGCGCGCGGGTTTCCATGCCGGGCATGATGGACACGGTCCTCAATCTTGGCCTCAACGATCAAACGGTCGAAGGGCTTTCAGCAACATCCGGCGATGAGCGTTTCGCATGGGACAGCTATCGCCGTTTTATCCAGATGTATTCGGACGTTGTGCTTGGCCTTGACCACGGCCTTTTTGAAGAAGCGCTGGAAATTGCCAAGGAAGACAACGGCTTTTATGCCGATACAGAGCTCTCTGCAGAGGATTGGAAAGCGCTCGTCACCGAGTTCAAAGGTATCGTTCAAACCGAATGGGGCAAACCCTTCCCGCAAGATGTGAACGAGCAGCTTTGGGGCGCGATCCGCGCCGTTTTCGACAGCTGGGACAGCGACCGCGCCAAGGTTTACCGCCGCTTGAATGACATCCCCGGCGACTGGGGCACGGCGGTCAACGTTCAGGCAATGGTGTTCGGCAACATGGGCGACACATCGGCCACCGGCGTTGCCTTTACCCGCGACCCTGCAACCGGTGAACGCGCATATTACGGCGAATATCTCATCAACGCGCAAGGGGAAGACGTGGTGGCGGGCATCCGCACGCCGCAATATCTGACCAAAGCCGCACGCGAGGCTGCAGGCGCCAAACCGCTATCGATGGAAGAGGCCATGCCTGAGGCTTACGGCGAGCTTGCGCGCGTCTTCGACCTGCTCGAAAAGCACTACAAGGATATGCAGGACATCGAGTTTACCGTGGAGCGCGGTAAGTTGTGGATGCTGCAAACCCGCTCAGGCAAGCGCACGGCAAAGGCTGCGCTTAAGATGGCGGTGGATATGGAGGCCGACGGGCTTATCACTCGCGAAGAGGCTGTGCGCCGGGTTGATCCCATGGCGCTGGACCAGTTGCTTCACCCGACACTCGATCCCGATGCTGAGCGCAATGTTCTGGGCGCTGGCCTGCCTGCATCACCGGGCGCTGCTGCGGGTAAGATCGTGCTTGATGCCGATACCGCTGAGCAATGGGTGGAGCGCGGCGAGAAAGTCATTCTCGTGCGCGTGGAAACCTCGCCAGAAGACATCCACGGGATGCACGCAGCACAAGGCATTTTGACCGCGCGCGGCGGGATGACCAGCCACGCAGCCGTGGTCGCGCGCGGCATGGGTCGGCCCTGCGTTTCAGGCGCGAGCGGTGTGTCCATCGACCTCAAAACGCGCACTCTCAAGATCGGTTATCAAGACTTGAATGAGGGCGATGAAATCACTCTCGACGGGGCCAATGGTCAGATCATGCTCGGCATCGTGCCCACGGTAGAACCTGAGCTAGCCGGCGATTTCGGCACTTTGATGGAATGGGCGGACGCGCTTCGCCGGATGAAAGTGCGCACAAATGCAGAGACGCCCGACGACTGCAAAATGGCGCGCCAGTTTGGTGCAGAAGGCATCGGCCTTTGCCGAACCGAACATATGTTCTTTGACGCGAGCCGGATTAAGGCTGTGCGCCAGATGATCCTCGCCGAAGAAGAAGCAGGGCGCAGCAGCGCGTTGGAAGTCCTGCTGCCTGAGCAGCGCGCCGACTTCACTGCAATCTTTGAGGTTATGGCAGGACTTCCTTGCACGATCCGTCTTCTCGATCCGCCGCTGCACGAATTCCTGCCAACGCAGGATAGCGAATTTGAAGAACTTGCCGATACCACTGGCCTGGGCGTTGATCACCTCAAACGCCGCGCGGGCGAACTGCACGAATTCAACCCGATGCTGGGCCACCGGGGATGCCGTTTGGGCATCACTTTCCCCGAAATCTACGAGATGCAGGCACGTGCGATTTTTGAGGCGGCCTGCGATGTCAAAACCGCATCAGGCGAAGCGCCAATTCCCGAAATCATGGTTCCCCTCGTGGCGACGCAAAAGGAACTTGCGATCCTAAAAGCGCTGATCGATGAAACAGCGCAGAAGGTTTTCGCTGAGAAGGGCACATCGGTCGAATACCTTGTCGGCACCATGATCGAGCTTCCGCGCGCAGCGCTTATGGCGGGAGAAATCGCCGAGGAAGGTGCATTCTTCAGCTTTGGTACGAACGACCTCACGCAGACCACTCTTGGGGTGAGCCGCGATGATTCAGCCAAATTCCTCGCACCTTACGTTGAAAAGGGCATCTTCGCGCGCGATCCGTTTGTGAGCCTCGATGTCGAAGGCGTTGGCCAATTGGTCGAGCTGGCCGCTCAACGGGGCAGGGCAACGCGGCCTGACATCAAGCTTGGCATTTGCGGCGAGCATGGCGGCGACCCTGCTTCCATCGCCTTTTGTGAGAAAGTCGGGCTCGATTACGTCAGCGCCTCGCCTTACCGCGTGCCAATTGCGCGGCTTGCGGCGGCTCAGGCGGCGCTTAAGTAA
- a CDS encoding methyltransferase codes for MASSQVPQIFNRRAAAAKWARAIERQTRKGAASYLSASIAEDMADRLDFMRFEGKSAFVIGDTVDALPFGIKRPLGSLDEELPGAFEEYDLVAHILGLGVVNDLPGALIHARNSLCEGGLFIAGLPGAGSLPALRQIVLAADGERPAARMHPLVDNRAGTALLERAGFSRQVVDSYPLKVRFSSLGQLISDLRDHGLTRSLKTPVPPLSRDWLARAEAAFDAMREEDGKVTETFEILVLTGWR; via the coding sequence ATGGCCTCATCACAAGTCCCTCAGATATTCAACCGCCGCGCCGCTGCTGCCAAATGGGCCCGCGCAATAGAACGGCAAACGCGCAAGGGAGCCGCCTCCTACCTCAGCGCATCAATAGCCGAAGACATGGCGGATCGGCTCGATTTTATGCGTTTCGAAGGCAAAAGCGCGTTTGTGATCGGTGACACGGTCGACGCTTTGCCCTTTGGTATCAAGCGCCCATTGGGAAGCTTAGACGAAGAGCTGCCCGGAGCGTTCGAGGAATATGATCTGGTCGCGCATATCCTTGGACTTGGGGTGGTTAACGATTTGCCCGGCGCTCTCATCCATGCGCGCAATTCCTTGTGTGAAGGAGGCCTTTTCATTGCCGGGCTTCCCGGAGCAGGATCCCTCCCCGCGCTTCGCCAGATTGTCTTAGCGGCCGACGGAGAACGCCCTGCTGCACGAATGCATCCGCTGGTCGATAACCGGGCTGGCACGGCGCTCTTGGAGCGCGCTGGGTTTTCGCGCCAGGTCGTTGATAGCTACCCGCTGAAGGTGCGTTTTTCCTCGCTCGGCCAGCTTATCAGTGACCTTCGCGATCATGGGCTCACCCGCTCGCTCAAAACGCCAGTTCCGCCGCTTTCGCGCGACTGGCTCGCCCGTGCCGAAGCTGCCTTTGACGCTATGCGCGAAGAAGACGGCAAGGTCACTGAAACCTTTGAAATACTCGTGCTGACAGGGTGGCGCTAA
- a CDS encoding ComF family protein produces the protein MGKEIIEGLRPAFDLIYPPRCGSCGAPIAAHGALCEECWGELEFPGSVEMAQTSHGERHSGIIAATLYNDMSRSLILKFKHGGKLALAPILGRMIASRIHNDEGEMPLIIPVPLHRTRIWQRGFNQSAMLAREVANAGKGELLVDGLVRVKRTPSLGDLPSDTRHQILRGAIAVRRGAREMVRGRSVILIDDVMTSGATSTACVEALLGAGADTVRIACFARAKRAPSRS, from the coding sequence TTGGGAAAAGAGATTATCGAAGGCCTGAGGCCAGCCTTCGATCTCATTTATCCGCCGCGCTGCGGCTCTTGCGGCGCGCCCATCGCGGCCCATGGCGCTTTGTGTGAAGAGTGTTGGGGCGAGCTAGAATTTCCCGGCTCGGTTGAAATGGCGCAGACCAGCCATGGCGAGCGGCATTCAGGCATCATCGCAGCGACTCTCTATAACGATATGTCGCGCTCGCTTATCTTGAAATTCAAGCACGGCGGGAAATTGGCACTTGCACCGATCCTAGGCCGGATGATTGCCTCGCGCATCCATAATGATGAAGGCGAGATGCCACTGATCATCCCAGTGCCGCTTCATCGCACGCGCATCTGGCAGCGCGGCTTTAACCAGTCCGCAATGCTCGCGCGTGAAGTGGCCAATGCGGGGAAGGGTGAGTTATTGGTGGATGGTCTGGTGCGGGTCAAGCGCACGCCCAGCCTTGGCGACCTGCCGTCTGACACACGTCACCAAATCCTGCGCGGGGCGATTGCTGTGCGACGCGGTGCCAGGGAGATGGTAAGAGGGCGCAGCGTGATACTCATCGACGATGTGATGACCAGTGGTGCAACAAGCACCGCTTGTGTCGAGGCTCTGCTGGGCGCTGGCGCTGATACAGTGCGCATTGCGTGCTTTGCACGGGCGAAGCGCGCGCCGTCGCGATCCTGA
- the hisI gene encoding phosphoribosyl-AMP cyclohydrolase: protein MSSDCCPTRQEIEEGTRFAPKFDEKGLLSAVVLDSQTKEVLVVAFMNEESLAKTRESGNVTFWSRSRGELWMKGETSGNVLRVEEIRVDCDQDALVIYARPAGPTCHTGRTSCFYRKLELKAEDSEALVKVKT, encoded by the coding sequence TTGTCCAGCGATTGCTGCCCTACGCGCCAAGAGATTGAGGAGGGCACCCGGTTTGCCCCAAAGTTTGATGAAAAGGGATTGCTCAGCGCGGTGGTACTCGATTCTCAAACCAAAGAGGTGCTCGTCGTTGCCTTCATGAACGAAGAAAGCCTCGCCAAGACGCGGGAAAGCGGCAATGTCACTTTCTGGTCGCGTTCGCGCGGCGAGCTTTGGATGAAGGGCGAAACCTCCGGCAATGTGTTGCGGGTTGAGGAAATCCGGGTGGATTGCGATCAGGATGCGCTGGTGATCTACGCCAGACCGGCCGGACCCACTTGTCACACCGGGCGCACATCTTGCTTTTACCGCAAGCTGGAACTGAAGGCAGAGGACAGCGAAGCTCTCGTTAAGGTCAAGACTTGA
- a CDS encoding MerR family DNA-binding transcriptional regulator produces MDTQSDPITDPRASGDESRRQDSPRQGAHLDRPDDLAREQFSISDLTSEFGCTARALRFYEDEGLISPARVGLTRVYSKRDRARLAWIMRAKNVGFSLTEIREMIDLYDLDDGRVEQRRVTIERCRAHIAKLKEQRADIDSSIKELSEFVKEIEKLDPN; encoded by the coding sequence ATGGACACTCAATCTGACCCGATCACCGATCCGCGTGCCTCTGGTGACGAATCGCGCCGGCAGGATTCTCCTCGTCAAGGTGCGCATCTCGACCGCCCGGATGATTTGGCGCGTGAACAATTTTCGATTTCGGACCTGACCTCAGAGTTCGGCTGCACTGCGCGCGCTTTACGCTTTTATGAAGACGAAGGCTTGATCAGCCCGGCGCGTGTTGGGCTCACCCGCGTCTATTCAAAGCGCGACCGGGCCCGCCTTGCATGGATCATGCGCGCAAAGAACGTGGGCTTTAGCCTCACCGAAATTCGCGAGATGATCGACCTGTACGATCTTGACGATGGCCGCGTTGAACAACGCCGGGTGACCATAGAACGCTGCCGCGCGCACATTGCCAAGTTGAAGGAGCAACGCGCCGACATCGATTCATCAATCAAGGAACTCAGCGAGTTTGTGAAAGAGATCGAAAAGCTCGACCCGAATTAG